In Piliocolobus tephrosceles isolate RC106 chromosome 4, ASM277652v3, whole genome shotgun sequence, the following are encoded in one genomic region:
- the ZBED8 gene encoding protein ZBED8, translated as MSKKRKWDDDYVRYWFTCTTEVDGTQRPQCVLCNSVFSNADLRPSKLSDHFNRQHGGVAGHDLNSLKHMPTPSDQSETLKAFGVASHEDTLLQASYQFAYLCAKEKNPHTVAEKLVKPCALEIAQIVLGPDAQKKLQQVPLSDDVIHSRIDEMSQDILQQVLEDIKASPLKVGIQLAETTDMDDCGQLMAFVRYIKEREIIEEFLFCEPLQLSMKGIDLFNLFRDFFLKHKIALDICGSVCTDGASSMLGENSEFVAYVKKEIPHIIITHCLLNPHALVIKTLPTKLRDALFTVVRVINFIKGRAPNHRLFQAFFEEIGIEYSVLLFHTEMRWLSRGQILTHIFEMYEEINQFLHHKSSNLVDGFENKEFKIHLAYLADLFKYLNELCASMQRTGMNTVSAREKLSAFVRKFPFWQKRIEKRNFTNFPFLEEIIVSDNEGIFIAAEITLHLQQLSNFFHGYFSVGDLNEASKWILDPFLFNIDFVDDSYLMKNDLAELRASGQILMEFETMKLEDFWCAQFTVFPNLAKTALEILMPFATTYLCELGFSSLLHFKTKSRSCFNLSDDIRVAISKKVPRFSDIIEQKLQLQKSL; from the coding sequence ATGTCGAAGAAACGCAAATGGGATGATGACTATGTTCGCTACTGGTTCACCTGTACAACGGAAGTTGATGGAACTCAGCGCCCACAGTGTGTGTTGTGTAACTCAGTATTTTCAAATGCTGACCTCAGACCATCAAAACTGTCGGACCATTTTAACAGACAGCATGGTGGTGTAGCTGGGCATGATCTCAATAGCCTGAAGCATATGCCAACACCATCTGATCAGAGTGAAACCTTGAAAGCATTTGGAGTTGCATCTCATGAGGATACTTTATTACAAGCATCATATCAATTTGCATATTTATGTGCCAAGGAGAAGAATCCTCATACAGTAGCTGAAAAGTTAGTGAAACCTTGTGCACTGGAAATAGCACAAATAGTTTTGGGACCAGATGCACAAAAGAAGCTTCAGCAGGTACCCTTATCAGATGACGTGATCCATTCTAGAATTGATGAAATGAGCCAGGATATCTTACAGCAAGTTCTAGAAGATATCAAAGCCAGTCCTCTTAAAGTGGGTATTCAGCTTGCTGAGACAACTGACATGGATGACTGCGGTCAGCTAATGGCATTTGTGCgatatataaaagaaagagagatcataGAAGAATTTCTCTTCTGTGAACCATTGCAGCTATCCATGAAAGGAATAGATTTGTTCAATCTCTTCAGAGACTTCTTTCTGAAGCATAAGATAGCACTTGATATATGTGGCTCTGTTTGTACTGATGGTGCCTCCTCTATGCTAGGAGAAAATTCCGAGTTTGTTGCCTATGTGAAAAAAGAGATACCTCATATCATAATCACACATTGTTTATTGAATCCTCATGCACTTGTCATAAAGACATTGCCTACAAAACTGAGGGATGCTCTGTTTACTGTGGTGAGGGTAATAAATTTCATCAAAGGGAGAGCTCCAAATCATCGCCTATTTCAGgctttctttgaagaaattgGCATCGAATATAGTGTCCTCCTTTTCCATACTGAAATGAGGTGGCTTTCCCGAGGTCAAATACTTACtcacatttttgaaatgtatgaAGAAATAAATCAGTTTCTTCACCACAAAAGCAGTAATTTAGTTGATGGCTTTGAAAATAAAGAGTTTAAAATTCACCTAGCATACCTTGCAGATTTATTCAAATACTTAAATGAACTCTGTGCATCTATGCAGAGGACTGGGATGAACACAGTATCAGCTAGAGAAAAGTTATCTGCTTTTGTTAGGAAGTTTCCGTTTTGGCAAAAACGAattgagaaaagaaattttaccaattttccttttcttgaagaAATAATTGTTTCAGATAATGAAGGAATATTCATTGCAGCTGAAATAACACTGCATCTGCAACAATTGAGCAACTTCTTCCATGGATATTTTTCCGTTGGAGATCTTAATGAGGCAAGTAAATGGATATTGGatccatttctttttaatatcgATTTTGTTGATGATAgttatttaatgaaaaatgatCTTGCTGAATTACGAGCTAGTGGCCAAATCCTAATGGAATTTGAGACAATGAAGCTTGAGGATTTCTGGTGTGCCCAATTCACAGTGTTTCCAAACCTGGCAAAGACAGCTCTAGAAATCCTTATGCCATTTGCAACTACATACCTTTGTGAGTTGGGATTTTCATcacttttacatttcaaaacaaagtcCAGAAGCTGCTTTAATCTGAGTGATGATATCCGTGTGGCTATTTCAAAAAAAGTTCCTCGTTTCTCAGACATCATTGAACAAAAGCTGCAGCTACAGAAGTCACTGTAA